The Myxocyprinus asiaticus isolate MX2 ecotype Aquarium Trade chromosome 4, UBuf_Myxa_2, whole genome shotgun sequence nucleotide sequence ctactagttacaaattaaaaggagaaatggaaaatgcgtacagcagtcacgctcaggtctcaggaagTTAAACCTTTTCTTggcttttcttatttttaataaacctttcttatttttgaaatgtaatataatataattttaaatataatataattttaaatgttgtataatatttgtatttaaaatgtaaatttatcaCATATTACCCAGTGATTACACCTACAATATGTTATAGACACCCTCTTCTTATTTCAGTTGATCGCAGTCATCCTGAAATATAATTAAAGTAAAAATTTcccttaatgtaaaatgtaaatttaaacaaagaaatgcgattttgcattttacatttcaaattgtGTATTATGTATGTAAGCCATATGCTTCCATGGcctagagcaggggttttcaaattggGGTCTGGGGACCTCCAGAGGGCATAAGCGAGTTCTAGAGGGTCCACTAagaatttcagagaaaaaaagtgtaaaaaataaaataaaataaaaaagtgaacatttactgaatttgacattattaccaattcattctgaaatcataatcattatttttttcccgATAGCTGTAGTTTTTTACAGTAAGAAATTATAACAATTTTGTATTTAGTATCTCTCCTTTGCAGTGTACAAACCAACAAAAACAGTTTGTATTTGTGTTGTATCTTCCTAGGGATTTTCTTTGTCATTGTCGCCTTTAGCTTGTGCACTGGGGGTTGTAAggtttgtaataaatgtaatattactcTAATAGTGGGTAGAAGACAAATACAAATAACCTTTTATCTTTAGTACAATGACGATGTTAAAGCCAATAATGTATTATCCttatttttctcacacaataTAAATAGGtctttatacatataaatgtgtagctatttttctattttaagaaGGGGGTCTTGAAAGGGGATCATCTTTTTTGGGGGTCCTCGGCAGTGACGGTTCTAGAGAAGGCCCCCCTCGCAaaccccctccccccaccccTCCTGGACAGAACATGTAACACtggccccccctccccccaccccgCCCACGGACAGACAATGTAACACTCGcacccccatccccccccccccccacattcattgtaattattataaaatgtaatatatattactGTACAAATATGATAAAGCAAGAAATGCTTTCACATCAGTTCTATTTTTTGTAACACATATTCCACAACCTTGGCTAATACCACGTCAGCATCCTCCATACATCTCCATCTGCTGCCAAAGGCTGCCCTTTAGGAGAGTGCCATTTCCTAACAAAGTCCAGTCAAGTCGCATCAAGCTATTACCCTAATCCCTTGGGACTGGTTCACTTAATTAAGCAGCAGAAGACTATTAATAAGCAGAGAAACAAACACTCTAGTTCGAAAGCCTAAGGAGCTGTATACACTGTCCTATACTGTTTTggattgaaaatatatttttggtcaGGACACTGAAGATACATCTAGCGGATATGGGGACACTTGTGACCATGTTTTCCTTTTGTCTttacatgtttgtatttgtatttctaCTCTTCACATTGACTAACTCTAGCACCAATGGAGTATGACAGGCAGGCACATTCATTGAGGTGACATGCTGAGGAAATAACGCTTTTCTTGATTAGAAGAGAACCATCAGGTGAGTTCTACCACTCCTCAGGCTCTGTAAATGTTATGGCTTGTTATGtatgaaaaagaaaatgtaactaTTGAGCTGGGACTTTTCACACAGCCTTTCATAATAGGCctactgcaaaaaaacaaaagaacaaaataaaggcATTAAATACAGTATCAAAACTAATTTAAAGGTGATCTACATATAAAAGCATGAAACCTATGACCAATTTTTATATAGGCAAGGACCAGATGAATTTAGAAAGgttatttttaaaattgtttataatttataaattaaaatattatctgtcaTGTTTTCAAGTTTCATTTGGGATTTATAGAATAGTTTTCATATAAGCATAATAATATTTCAAACTGTTTGATTAGTTTTATAGAACATGTTCTCTGTCTTCACTTTAttgtgaagaaaaaacaaaaacattaaaaaaaaaacaagatcagTACTCCACATCATGCGTGCTTTTGCCAACAGCACTCTTAAATGGTTTAACCTCAGAGCTAGTGTGTCCCTTATTCTACACTAAATTATTGTGATGTCTGGGCAGCAAATGAATCACTTCATTCACATACAAACAATCCAATGAGTCCATAATCCCTGGATAACAATCTCATTATTCAGGATACCCTCAAAAGATAGAACACTTAGATATACAGTATTGTGAATGATTCCTTGATTTTAAAAATGGGGAGTTACACCATAACTTctaaatattataataagtatTTCAAATActtaatataaaactattttatgaatgaataaaatgaaCGAATGAAAGCTTGTTTGGAGTGATGCAGAGCCATCATTGACAGACTGAAGCTTCTGGGCTTCCACAGAAGCACAGGTGTGTGTTGACGTCGTCTGGCTTGTAAAGAGGAGGATTTAGGCCAGTCAGAGTAGTCAGTGCAAGAGAGGAATAAACCAAGATTAACTCACTCTCTGGATCTGATTAACATGTACAATACCATGACATTTGCTGTAGCCTGTATTAATGTCAGCTTTGCAATATTTTCATCATTATCACACCTTTGATAAGATTTACTTCAGTATATTAAAATATCAGTCTAGTTTATTACTTAACTAGGTCTTGATTATTTTACCGTTTAAGTTTCTCTCATTAATCCTTAAGCATAACAAACATGTTCTCATGCTTTATATATAACAGGACAGTAAACAGGAAGTGAATACAccatattattcattattatttgtatatgatCCATACGTTTCTATACAGGTGTTGATATGATAAGATGATACTACTAAACAAATTTGCTTGTTATGCAATGAAATACTGACTTTTTCATACTCTACTTTCAGGAGAAGCCATGGGATGTGGCGTCACAAAAACAAGTGAATTCAATAAAAGATGTGACAGAggtaaaattattacatttaatatgaaTGGTAAATCCATTAGCTTCAAGACTGAAATAACTTGAATGTCAACTTATATGTCACGTTAGGTTACCTAATATCTTCTTTTTCATAAAACATATGGAAATGTAATTTACCAGTTCACTGGTAAACTGGTAACACTTAGATAAAAGAAAAACTTGATCAATTTATGTCTTATTTTAAGAAACGCAaggtcgggggcctgggtagctcagcgagtattgacgctgactaccacccctggagttgcgagttcgaattctactaagtagtgggaattgggcattccaaattggaaattTGTGCAGTGTCAACAAATATAAATAGGCCTAAAACATATGCTATTCTTGTCTTCAACGTATTTTATTTGTAACACATATTCTTCTCTTTTTCATTCACATCCCTGAAGCGGCCAGAAGTAAGCAGAATTCTTATTCAAGAACCATTATTTTACCCTTGCTGAGCAGTACACACTATAAGAAACACCTATAGAAAAAAAACTGGTGTGATCCTAGAAGGCTGACCTGTGGATAATCACATTTAGAACAAATACTGTAAttaccttaaaggtgaagtgtgtaattttgcaccattagtgccaccaaatggaattgcaaaaataaaatgaaacatttcagaacagctttctgaataaacCTCCCatctgctgttgatcaaacaaacagatagtcccaccaccAACTCACGCTATTgattgagtcagtgttgttgtgtcaggctggatgggtgtctcaaaacaaacagaggaatttttgtAGCACCAcagagagacagtgtttacagttatcgagaaaattaacctatgaacggcttacttatagttgtctctgcatattaagctgagatagaagaaagtattaaacaccaaaaaaagttacacacttcagctttaaaggaatgttccgggtttaatacaagttcagctcagtcgacagcatttgtggcataatgttgattaccacaaaaaattattttgacttgtccctccttttctttaaaaaaaaaagcaaaaatctgttacagtgaggcacttacaatggtagtgaatggggccaatttgtaaacattaaaatacttttatgaacgtaaagccacaagatgtaaacaatatgcatgtaaacatgatttgtttacatctgtaaacaatgtgataaaatcgcttactgaaCTATTCCATGTAAGGTTATTGccaatttaaaaatgttgttgccatgatgatgtaatgccacAAAACAGTAAACGACgataaactttacagctcaaataatacacgagttttaacagaagaattaatctaatgcttttataaaattgtaagcttcacatttctgtttaaaccctccaaatatggtccccattcactgtcattgtaagtgcctcactataacccagattttttattcttttaaagaaaaggagggacaagtcaaaataaatgtttgtggtaatcaacattatgacacaaatgctgtcaattgaggcTAAcctttattgaacccagaatattcctttaaccccaGAACGTAtatgttggtaaaaaaaaatgtccaagtGTTTAGTTTTTAGGACATAATTTTTTACATGAATTGGTATTTTGATCTGCCGCTCCAGGTATTTCTGAATTAAGGTGTCTACTATCATATGAAGTAACTTTTTGAACATttagttgaatatttttttaattataagagaatttacatcactacccctagaatgcatatgtgggcCCTATTTAAACCATATGTTTATGCATTTAAAACTggtattattttttgtaatgcattgattgttttcagtttccatttgttatgtaattaaatatatgttaaatacaatgttcacatttatatttatgtgtagtatgcaAGCCGATGCTGTATCCAAAGTGCTTAACATTACAGTCCCCATGGAGCAACCTGAGGCTAGATGCCTTGTTCATGGCAAGGGCACATTGGTCATAGCTCCTCGACCACTTCTTAGTGTGTTTGAACCGgcaacttaaattttttttagtaTGCCTCACAACTCCAAACAACAAATATTGCTACTTAGaataatatagaaatatattGTCATACAGCAATATATAGTACATAAGGTTGTCATTATacaagtttataaaaaaaaaaaatgtgtacttatttttatgtttttgtgtagGCAGAgttatttcatatattttttttcatattttaaataatatttcatattatttcatatagttcatatttaatattttaccaccaaacatgacaattttcatatttctgttatagttttttttttttttgactctgTCACCAAAAACTCCTACTCCATTCTGAAACTCttcagaatagaataaaatatatatgaatatttaaacattttaattactaATAAAATTACCATCAGAGTTAATTTTCTTTGAAAAACTTCTTtttgacccatatatgcattaAAGGGTGTGAAGTTACATGTGTGTTCTAGGGTTAACTTAAacatatataaaatttaaatataaaaaatcagtgttctgttgttttgaaagcaATGAAGGCTGCTGTGTTGATCCAGCGTTGGTACCGGCAATATGTGGCCCGCATGGAGATGAGACGCAGATATACCTGGAACATCTTCCAGTCCATGGAGTACTCAGACCTACAAGACCAGATCAAAGTAAGAATTCCCCAATAATCTGCATCCAGAGAACAAAACATGTtcagagggatggatggatggatgtacatTGTAATACATCTTTATGATTACAGAGAACAAATGCAATGATATGATGGTTACGTTTTTTTCTCACTTTATACAGTTATACAATTTTCTTGGTTACCTGGTAGATAACTTCACTCCTTCAAGCAGTGAACGTAAGTAACCTGTTGCATGCAAACAATCTATACAGCTCTGCTCGGACACCTATGCATGATAAAATTATCACAGATTTTCTTCATTGTAGGAAACTTGATCTCACATATCTTCAGAGAAAATGAAGTGTGCCGAGATGCAGAGTGGGAGAGATATTTCAGTTACACCAATATTGATGTGCCAGACATCTACTCTGGCCCACGGCTAACCTTTCCACTGGATATGGATCAAGCTGCTGATCTTGTAGAggcttttaaaaacaaacaagtagGTGCTCCAAGATGATGCTCTAAATATGTGTTTCAGGTATGACTAGTATGTTGTATATTGATCAGGTACTGTAGATCTTAGCTTTTTTAACACTGGATGATGTAAAATCACATAACAaagtcttaaaaaataaaatacaaaattgacCCTTTTGATACACATGGTCTTTAACCATGTGTACTTCTGGTTTCTCCAAGCAGCAGCTTCACTCTCGTTACGTTCTTCAGCTTCTTCTGGAAACATGGAAGTTGCTCCGAGTGTTGCCAAATATCAACCGAGTCTCTACATGCCATAGCAAAGAAATCACAATTTGTGGTGAGTGTCTGACACATTCTTTTAACTTTTCTATTGTAAATCTACATCTGTTACAATAAAACAGATAGTGCCCatactaaaaataaaaaggacTTTATTACAGGTGATTTACATGGACAATTAGAGGACTTGCTACTAATATTTTACAAGGTGCGTTTTAACACTGTAATGTGTTAGTGTGACAATGTCTTTAAATGAACCTAAGCCAGATGTATGGACTATTTATTCTTCCACTGAATTCTTCCAGAATGGAATGCCATCACTGGAGAAACCCTACGTTTTCAATGGAGACTATGTGGACAGAGGCAAAGATTCTATAGAGATTCTCCTCATATTGTTTGCTTTCCTACTTGTGCATCCTGGAGATGTTTACCTTAATCGAGGAAACCATGAAGACCATATAATTAACCTGAGGTAATGGAAATGTGCTGAACACATGCACTCAGTcacaaattaagatgttcttaaaatttataataatagtaataaatattttattagaaaTATTGTTACCAATGTTCagtctttaaatgttttattattttggaatattatttttattagtctCTAAAAACATCTCATCTTACTATATTAAAAACTAGGTGCTTTCCAATTTGGCAATTATTAcattataaacaaataattacTTATTCCTATTCAAAGGTATGGCTTTACCAAAGAAGTGCTGGGGAAATACAAGGTAAGCCATTAATTCCATTTCTCATGCTCTCTAATTTTTCAGTTCAATAGGTTGGTTACCATGTGGCATCAGCTCTTTATCTCCATTATGAAACAGTAAGGGATATCCTGACACTTTCCTAGAACAGCACCTATTAACTGCAATTGTCCAGCACATGCAGCCTTAAAGTTTAAAACGGGAAACTCTGGTCAGTTCTCCTGCAGTTATTTGTACAGTGAATGTGGGTCAGTCCGTGTTAAGAGGATTACTCTGTCATTACAGCAAAAGGGCTCCaagaaattaaacattattttactctGTAATTGGTGACTGTTAACTAGCAGTGAAATAGGCAGAGTACTGTTCACTTCGTCATCTAAGAATCTTCATATGGGATCGTGGTAGCATATAGAATGTAAGAAGTCATTCCTTTTTGACACTGAAAAGACAGCATTTATGCTAGTGTTTTAGTGGACACTGCAGGTCAAGCATATGGGCATAAGAATGATCTTGATTGGTCAAGTATTACTTCTTTTTGGTAAAAACAAACTTTAAGACATTGATGTTTATGTTCCCTGTTATAGAATTTCATGATATTAAGATAGCATGACTAATGGACACTGTGGTCAGATAGCACTAACCAGACAGACGGATTGGAGGCGACCCATTGAGATTAGTGGCAGATTTAGGGTCAGAAACATATGGCAAAAAATGTTTGCAGGCACAGGAAAATACATCCATTAATGAAACAAAGTCAACTGGGGACTAACTCATTAGTTGTTTGTAATGTTTCTCTTCTAAGCTTGACCTTATgaggaaaatgtatttgaatgttcCACATTGCATGGTCTAATCAAAGTCTTTGTTCAGATATAAGTTTGTTCAATTTCTTTAAGATGCATGGAAAGCGTATTCTCAAGTTGCTTCAAAAGATCTTCAGTTGGCTGCCCTTAGTGACAGTAATTGATCACCGGGTGCTGGTTGTCCATGGAGGGATATCGGATACCACAGATCTAGGTCTGATAGCTCGAGTGGACAGACACAGAGtgagtcaaacaaatgttcagcatGTTGTTGATGCCAAACTATGTGTTGTAATACTATCAGCCAACTTCTCTTATACCCGATGCATGTGATTGCTTTTTCTCTTTAGTATGtgtctgccctgaggcctccaaAGAAGAAGAATGCATCACGCAGTAATCTATATACAGATACAGCAATTAATGAGATGATTTTCTGTAAGAACAGACGGGGCTCCCTGACTTTTCCAAAACAGTTTGGCTCTCGGGACAGTTTCCAGAGACGCTCCCTCCAAGACTTCTCATCCACTGTGGCTCGAACAGTTGAGGAGGAGTTAGAGGTCCGGCGAAGACAAGCAGAGTTTAGCCTGTCCAGCTTCAGCATGTCTCACCGCAATCTGAACTCCCTGTCCTCTGAGTCAGATCCTGACTCTTCAGAAAACACAGAAACCAGCAATGAGGAGTGGAAACAAGTTAGTTATTTATTAGTAGTCAATGTTCTTCTGTACATATCATACCCTTATGTGGTTTGAtgcaaaatacttaaaatgtgttgattctgggttcaatacctAGGTACAGTGTTCAAAGTTTGATAGACAGAGTCTGTGGCATGCTATCAATTCCACATttacaaaaatgcatttaaaatggaagtctatggatcGCACcagaataaacattaaaatacacaatgtttgaaAGTATAGCCAGAAGAATTAAACATAATATGCGTTAACATAAGTGTCAAAGAAATTCTTTACCAACCTTGCCTGTGCAAAGTTTTGTTCAGTCTATCCAATATTTCAACtcttgtcatgaccatgtaaagttATGTCTAGTTATTATATAACAAACAGTGAGAAGTTAATCTACCTAGTACAATAGTTCCACAACTTACAACAAATAACaacatttatatgaaaaaaaaaaacctttacactGTTTTTAAACCATCCAGAATGCCTTAGCCCTGTTGGCGTTactataaacatgatttttgtttgttttcacagactaagagacaagtcaaaataatttttctgtggtaatcgacagcatgtcaCATTCCTTTAAAAGAGTTATGCTAAACATACCCACAAACACTGTAAACCCTGAAAACTATTGTTttgagtagaaaaaaaaaattaaagcatacaaattagttcaaataaattcacactgatgagtatttagaactttctcttgagttcacaaaactgacaccttttaattaacctaaattgttttattgttttgacttTAATGAACTTAGGGTTAGTCTCATTAAATTTACTGAAATTAAATTGAACTGAAAATGGGAgggggatttctatttcccagcatgctttacatgGCACTTGACAGGGAGAGTGaatgttaaaattaattgttatataatgtgtctttgtacAACATGAATGTaaaagggggagacttgttagagtttaatgttttgtgttatttAGCAGAGTTTCTGTTATGCTGGCATTTTGGGGGTTACCGTTATGGTGAGTTGGGGAGCTTGAGCTTAGATTGAGGACAGGTACTATTTAAGAATGTTATATATTACTTAGCTCATTGAACAATTGCTATGCAATTCAAAGAATAATGTTACCAGTTAGTATGCATTTAGCATGCTGGCATTCACTGTGCTAGTTAGTTCTAGCTAGTACTAGCTAGTTAGGTTTCCTCTACTTGAAGTAATTAAATTGAGAttacataataattttaaattcagccaaagagttaaataAGTGAAGTACCATGAAAATGTATaagttagcttactcaatatttcaagttaagagcaattaacatgcacATGTAGTAAGTTCTATTAACTCGAACTTTGGAgtttattaacataaaaaatttaatGTGGCTGAttgcctaatttttttttttttttttttttgagttcttataacttattagggtttacagtgaagCCAGTGGCTTGACATCCTGCACTTCTATCAATTTCTTTGCAAAGCTAATGTTTGGTATCTGCTCTGTGGCATCAGATTTTGGACCTGCTGTGGAGTGACCCCATGTCTCAGGACGGCTGCATTCCTAATGAGATCAGAGGTGGAGGCTGTTATTGGGGACCTGATGTTACAGAGGACTTTCTGAACAGACACAATCTTCAGCTCATCATCCGTTCACATGAATGCAAGCAGGATGGATACGAGTTTTGCCACAATCGTAAGGTTAGGGATGCAACAATTGGAGGCTTCAGACAGTCTTCTTTAAAGGAAATTACAGTGACTTTGGAAGCTTGTGAAACTTGAGGCAGAGTTCAACACTAATTatatttataccacgggtctgttaaatgcttgattctgattgcttcacggacattctaaggtgtgcaattatttttcaagtaaatgcacgactatgaagtagttccaggtcttgaccacataacggttccttatcacttcgccaaattatttcagttatttcaaagagtcGTACAGGCTACCAAAACAAAATAATCAGTctcgtctcacacacacacacacacacacaccgtacatgctaccacagcaaaataaccttataaacaaagtcattggttaaagtaaatcggttaagaacgtcaaacaatgtctataatatcctacatttatttcaattttggttgGAAAGTTCCCTCATCTTCCCCGCACTTACAAacgcgcacacacatacatacgcatgCGCATgcgtgcacacgcacacacacacacacacacacacacacacacacatacacacacatgttggtgtggctatccttatgaggaatctccatagacataatgattgttatactgtacgaactatagattctatcccctacccctaaacctaaccctcacaaaaagctttctgcatttttacattttcaaaaatagtttagttatggggacactagaaatgtcctcatatacaacatttatagcattatacccttgtaattaccagtttgtaacctaaaagaatgtcctcgtaaaccacccaaatccacccacacacactaccttattactccaatgccgaaaagcaacgaaggcttgaactATATCAAagttagatacacttgatcaatacaacagtttctatattatctgaaatatctggtgGAAACACCCttaccctccccctctcttaagctctctcACACGCACGTGGACACTTATACATATAcgcattacgcacacacttactcgaGAGTGAGAAATAGAGCCGTCATGTCAGTCACCGGCTTCACCAGATTCAGTTTCACAGATAGATATAACTATATCATTCCATTATTTTGATTTTCAGGTCCTCACCCTTTTTTCAGCCTCTAACTACTATGATGTTGGCAGCAACAGAGGAGCCTTTGTCAGGCTGGGTCCAGATCTAGTGCCTTACTTTGTTCAGTATCAGGCCACCAGTATGACCCGAGGGCTGAGCTTTCCACAAAGGTAATCAAAACAGATGATACCTTCAGCCATATTTCACTAACTAAGggaatttattttaaatccaacttttaaaaggaatgtttggtatgacttaaagctgaagttcTCATAtcgcagcttaatatgcagagacaacaattaACAAGCCATTCCTAGGTTAAATTTCTCGAAAACGGTAAACAGTCTGtggcattttaaaaatgtctccttttgttttgagcaacccgctCAGCTCGACACAACAATATTcactcaaccaatgatgtgagttggggg carries:
- the LOC127439805 gene encoding serine/threonine-protein phosphatase with EF-hands 2-like, yielding MGCGVTKTSEFNKRCDRAMKAAVLIQRWYRQYVARMEMRRRYTWNIFQSMEYSDLQDQIKLYNFLGYLVDNFTPSSSERNLISHIFRENEVCRDAEWERYFSYTNIDVPDIYSGPRLTFPLDMDQAADLVEAFKNKQQLHSRYVLQLLLETWKLLRVLPNINRVSTCHSKEITICGDLHGQLEDLLLIFYKNGMPSLEKPYVFNGDYVDRGKDSIEILLILFAFLLVHPGDVYLNRGNHEDHIINLRYGFTKEVLGKYKMHGKRILKLLQKIFSWLPLVTVIDHRVLVVHGGISDTTDLGLIARVDRHRYVSALRPPKKKNASRSNLYTDTAINEMIFCKNRRGSLTFPKQFGSRDSFQRRSLQDFSSTVARTVEEELEVRRRQAEFSLSSFSMSHRNLNSLSSESDPDSSENTETSNEEWKQILDLLWSDPMSQDGCIPNEIRGGGCYWGPDVTEDFLNRHNLQLIIRSHECKQDGYEFCHNRKVLTLFSASNYYDVGSNRGAFVRLGPDLVPYFVQYQATSMTRGLSFPQSVKRTEHTALKVLREQLFAHKSQLISAFQEFDKEKTGLISLNNWASAVEQVLHLDLPWRVLRPQLVSDTTDSMLNYYCWFRDLALKKPSSENVEQTLLETLYRHRSTLETIFRIVDTDNSGLISFEDFRQTLKLLSAYLKMEISDEAINDLVISTDTNNDGSIDIDEFMEAFRLVDRTRLESSRSLQMFKQENQDQPQEEETQQTADYASPQTAVSQNADSAGQQTADSPDSQAADSAGSQTEDTCHNSLVPPQ